In the Theobroma cacao cultivar B97-61/B2 chromosome 1, Criollo_cocoa_genome_V2, whole genome shotgun sequence genome, one interval contains:
- the LOC18611425 gene encoding L-type lectin-domain containing receptor kinase IX.1 — MKIFIFFLLLLPCAMPLSFNFTSFSPNMQNIEFEGDAFSSANVLQLTKNDAIDNLTGSIGRASYNQAVRLWDASNGRLTDFTTHFSFILRAVNLSEYGDGISFFIAPFDSKMPPNSSDGFLALFNRNSTSNSSNNNIVAVEFDSFQNDWDPSDDHVGININSIVSVTNVTWKSSIKNGSRANAWVSYNSSTRNLSVFLTYADNPVFSGNSSLAYVVDLRNILPEWVRIGFSASTGRQVEIHNILSWSFDSSLETGGRGNNLGLIVGLAVGFGLLALGLGLLSFIMWRIRARLNKDSEAVDFTIDDEFEKGTGPKRFMYQELTRATNNFAEVGKLGEGGFGGVYKGLLSDSNTEVAVKRVSRGSKQGKKEYISEVKIISRLRHRNLVQLLGWCHEKGELLLVYEFLPNGSLDSHLFGGKIMLTWTVRHKIALGLASALLYLHEEWEQCVVHRDIKCSNVMLDSNFNAKLGDFGLARLVDHDLGSQTTVLAGTMGYLAPECVTTGKASKESDVYSFGVVALEIACGRKPVEPREEPSKVRMLEWVWDLYGKGQLLQAVDKRLDNDFDERQMECLMVTGLWCCHPDYTHRPSIRQVINVLNFEAPLPSLPSKLPVPMYYAPPINLCKFSYTSSTGLTDSEKYRTQCSCSSCSTNTYSSSAADSGKALLNSRMNHV, encoded by the coding sequence ATGAagatcttcattttctttcttttgctcCTCCCTTGTGCCATGCCACTCTCCTTCAACTTTACTAGTTTCAGTCCAAACATGCAAAACATTGAATTCGAAGGCGATGCTTTCTCATCAGCCAATGTTTTGCAGCTTACAAAGAATGATGCTATTGACAACCTCACCGGTAGCATTGGACGTGCCTCATATAATCAAGCAGTGCGCCTTTGGGATGCTAGTAACGGAAGGCTTACAGACTTCACCACTCACTTCTCCTTCATCTTAAGAGCAGTCAATCTTAGTGAATATGGTGATGGGATATCCTTCTTTATTGCGCCTTTCGACTCCAAAATGCCTCCCAATTCGAGTGATGGGTTTCTTGCATTATTCAATCGTAACTCAACCTCAAACTCCTCTAACAACAATATTGTTGCAGTGGAGTTTGATAGTTTCCAAAATGACTGGGATCCGAGTGACGATCATGTAGGCATCAACATCAACTCCATCGTTTCTGTGACAAATGTCACATGGAAAAGTAGCATTAAGAATGGATCAAGAGCAAACGCATGGGTAAGTTACAACTCCTCCACAAGGAATCTAAGTGTTTTTCTAACCTATGCTGATAATCCAGTCTTTAGCGGAAATTCTAGCCTTGCATATGTTGTTGACTTGAGGAACATATTACCAGAATGGGTTAGAATAGGCTTCTCTGCATCCACAGGGCGTCAGGTTGAAATACATAATATTCTTTCTTGGAGTTTTGATTCAAGCTTGGAGACAGGTGGAAGGGGGAATAATTTAGGTCTGATTGTTGGTTTGGCTGTAGGTTTTGGTCTATTGGCTTTAGGACTAGGTTTGCTTTCCTTTATCATGTGGAGAATAAGGGCACGTTTGAACAAGGACAGTGAGGCCGTTGATTTCACCAtagatgatgaatttgaaaaagggACAGGGCCAAAGAGGTTCATGTATCAAGAACTAACTCGCGCAACAAATAACTTTGCTGAGGTTGGAAAGCTTGGAGAAGGAGGATTTGGAGGCGTTTACAAGGGCTTATTAAGTGATTCCAACACAGAAGTGGCAGTAAAGAGGGTTTCAAGAGGATCAAAGCAAGGAAAAAAGGAGTACATATCAGAGGTGAAGATCATTAGCCGTTTGAGACATAGAAATTTGGTACAACTTCTTGGTTGGTGCCATGAAAAGGGTGAACTCCTTCTTGTCTATGAATTCCTGCCTAATGGAAGCCTTGATTCTCATCTCTTTGGAGGGAAAATCATGTTAACATGGACTGTAAGACACAAAATTGCTCTTGGCTTGGCCTCTGCCCTGTTGTATCTTCATGAAGAGTGGGAACAATGTGTGGTGCATAGAGACATAAAGTGTAGCAATGTAATGTTGGATTCAAACTTCAATGCAAAGCTGGGAGATTTTGGTCTTGCAAGACTTGTAGACCATGACCTAGGTTCACAAACAACTGTTTTGGCCGGTACCATGGGCTACCTAGCCCCTGAATGTGTCACTACTGGCAAGGCTAGCAAGGAATCTGATGTTTATAGTTTCGGAGTTGTTGCCCTTGAAATTGCATGCGGAAGAAAGCCAGTTGAACCAAGGGAAGAACCAAGCAAGGTAAGGATGTTAGAGTGGGTCTGGGACCTCTATGGAAAAGGTCAACTTCTTCAAGCTGTTGACAAGAGACTAGACAATGACTTTGATGAGCGGCAAATGGAATGTTTGATGGTAACTGGGTTATGGTGCTGCCATCCTGATTACACTCACCGGCCTTCTATAAGGCAAGTGATAAATGTCCTAAATTTTGAAGCTCCATTGCCTAGCCTGCCATCAAAGTTACCAGTACCAATGTATTATGCGCCCCCAATCAATCTCTGCAAATTTTCCTACACATCATCAACAGGTCTCACAGATTCAGAAAAATATCGAACGCAATGTTCATGTAGTAGCTGCTCTACAAATACGTATTCATCATCAGCAGCAGACTCCGGAAAAGCTCTCCTAAATTCTCGCATGAATCATGTCTAG
- the LOC18611424 gene encoding L-type lectin-domain containing receptor kinase IX.1 yields the protein MANHFCCSWSLPCFLPFLFLLPCVNSIHFKISRFDPEATNIVYEGDARPYVGAVDFNSVSYLCRVGRVSYAQSVPIWDSGTNKVADFTTHFSFFIDTLNRNISMYAAGLAFFLAPVGFEIPPNSAGGFLGLFNTTTSDSTRNQIVLVEFDTFPNPEWDPPVQHVGINTNSISSAEYTPWNFSLYSGKTADAWISYNATTKNLSVTWNYQATTISQHNFSLSHHIDLKQILPERVKIGFSAATSHFQEGHRLLFWEFSSSLEIKETKGKKTKNVKLIAVLAVLLGILVTVVSVLFVFFRRWKKMKEEREERTNLTSINDDLERGAGPRRFSYTDLVVATNNFSNQRKLGEGGFGAVYKGYFNDIDTAVAVKKIAKGSRQGKKEYITEIKIISRLRHRNLVQLIGWCHDGVEFLLVYEFMSNGSLDSHLFGKKTPISWPFRYKIARGLASALLYLHEEWEQCVVHRDIKSSNVMLDSSFNVKLGDFGLARLMDHELGPLTTGLAGTLGYMAPEYIRTGRASKASDVYSFGIVALEIAAGRKSVDPIEENSQRGLVEWVWHLYGTGNLISAVDQRLHADFDEKQIECLMIVGLWCAHPDSNLRPSIRQAIQVLDFDVALPNLPVKMPVPTYHQPIASSGSNEPLMTDSNLEVGP from the coding sequence ATGGCCAACCATTTCTGTTGTTCATGGAGCTTACCTTGCTTCCTCCCCTTCCTGTTTCTTCTTCCTTGTGTTAATTCAATTCACTTTAAGATATCTCGTTTCGACCCTGAGGCAACCAACATTGTCTATGAGGGAGATGCACGACCTTATGTTGGTGCTGTTGACTTCAACAGCGTATCTTATCTGTGTCGTGTTGGTCGAGTTTCCTATGCCCAGAGTGTGCCAATCTGGGACTCTGGGACTAACAAGGTTGCCGACTTCACCACTCATTTCTCCTTCTTTATTGATACTCTAAATCGTAATATTTCCATGTATGCAGCGGGGCttgctttctttcttgctCCCGTTGGATTTGAAATCCCACCCAATTCTGCAGGTGGATTTCTAGGCTTATTTAACACCACAACAAGTGATTCAACTCGGAACCAAATTGTTCTAGTTGAGTTTGACACTTTCCCCAACCCTGAATGGGATCCTCCAGTTCAGCATGTGGGGATCAACACTAATTCAATTTCTTCAGCTGAGTACACCCCCTGGAATTTTAGTTTGTACAGTGGGAAAACTGCCGATGCATGGATTTCTTATAATGCTACTACTAAGAATTTGAGCGTGACATGGAATTATCAAGCCACTACAATTTCTCAGCACAACTTCAGTCTTTCCCATCATATTGATCTGAAGCAAATCTTACCTGAGCGGGTGAAGATTGGATTTTCAGCTGCTACAAGTCATTTTCAAGAGGGCCATCGACTTTTATTTTGGGAATTCAGCTCGAGTTTAGAAATAAAGGAAACAAAGGGAAAGAAGACTAAAAACGTAAAATTGATAGCAGTTCTAGCAGTTTTGCTGGGCATTTTAGTGACTGTTGTCAGCGTGTTATTTGTGTTTTTCCGGAGGTGGAAGAagatgaaagaagaaagagaagagagaaCAAACTTAACTTCCATCAATGACGACCTTGAAAGAGGAGCAGGACCAAGAAGGTTTTCTTACACAGATCTTGTTGTAGCCACCAACAACTTCTCAAATCAGAGAAAGTTGGGTGAAGGAGGATTTGGTGCCGTTTACAAAGGGTATTTCAATGATATAGATACAGCAGTTGCGGTGAAGAAAATTGCAAAGGGCTCAAGACAAGGGAAAAAGGAGTACATTACTGAAATTAAGATCATTAGTCGGTTGCGGCACCGGAATCTGGTGCAACTCATAGGTTGGTGCCATGATGGAGTTGAGTTTCTACTTGTCTATGAGTTCATGTCTAATGGTAGCCTTGATTCTCACCTCTTTGGAAAGAAGACTCCTATCAGTTGGCCCTTTAGGTACAAAATAGCTCGAGGCTTGGCCTCTGCATTGCTATATCTTCATGAAGAGTGGGAGCAATGTGTGGTTCACCGTGACATCAAATCGAGCAATGTGATGCTAGATTCTAGTTTTAATGTTAAGCTAGGTGACTTTGGATTAGCTCGGCTGATGGACCATGAGCTAGGTCCCTTGACAACAGGATTGGCAGGAACATTAGGGTACATGGCCCCAGAATATATAAGAACTGGCAGGGCAAGTAAGGCATCCGATGTGTACAGTTTCGGGATAGTTGCCTTAGAAATTGCTGCAGGGAGAAAGTCAGTTGATCCTATAGAAGAAAATTCCCAAAGGGGTCTGGTAGAGTGGGTTTGGCATCTTTATGGAACTGGCAACCTTATTTCAGCTGTTGATCAGAGGTTGCATGcagattttgatgaaaaacaaaTAGAGTGTTTAATGATTGTTGGACTCTGGTGTGCTCACCCTGATAGCAATCTAAGACCATCAATCAGGCAAGCAATTCAGGTCCTTGATTTTGATGTGGCACTTCCAAATCTCCCTGTGAAAATGCCTGTTCCTACCTATCATCAACCTATAGCATCAAGCGGCAGTAATGAACCTTTGATGACTGATTCAAACCTCGAAGTGGGTCCTTAA